CCTCACAGCACATAACCCACTAATGTTGGTATTTGAATGTACAGATGAATGCAGCAATAACTACCCAGCTTCTCTTGAGTTTCTTCAAGATAAAAGGAGTTGTGCACTATGGAATTGCTGGAAATGGAAACTCTGACTACCATATTGGTGATGTTATCATTCCCCGGCAGTGGGCTCATACTGGCCTATGGAATTGGCAGGTACCATTAAATTTCATTCATTTTTTAATAGATTTTCATTTACGGATTTTATTACTGAagagtttttttttggttttgttgattttagattttttttcCTCGAAAATGTATATCATCGTTTGTAAAGTGAAAACTTTTTTACCATTTGGTCTCCTTAGGCTGTACTGAAATGCTAATTTTATTGAACAGAGATATGGACAAGGACCAGACGATGAACTTGCCTTGGAAGACAATGGGGACTACACTCGTGATATTGGGTATATTCATTTTGCTAACTACAGTACAGAAGAAGGCGTTGACAATCTTTTAAATAATGTTTGGTACAACCCAGACGAGATTTTCCCTGAGAGTGGCACTCCAGAAGTTAGACAGCATGTATTTTGGGTCAATGTATCCGAAACTTATTATAACCTTGCTGAGCAGCTAGAGGTAATTCATtcatattatttaattcattttcttgcTAACACAATAAATTGTACATATGATttcaatataaaattttatttgaatcTGAATTATAACTCTGGAACAATAAACAGAATATAACACTAGAGTCCTGCACCAACTCTACAACCTGCTTGTCAACCACACCGAAGATTGTGAAAGTGGAGAGGGGATGCAGTGCCAACATCTATGTGGATAATGCTGCTTACAGAAACTTTCTTCATGACAAATTCAATTGCACTCCCATTGATATGGAGAGCGCAGCAGTAGCATTGGTAATAATATATGTTATAATGGTTTGTAATGCATTTCTATAGTTACCTAGTCACAATTTCTTATattgtttatttgtttgtttgttttctccCATTTCTATTTGCAGGTTAGCCTGAGTATGGGgaagccattcataataatcagaGCCCTCTCTGATTTGGCAGGTGGATCGAGTGCAGAAAATGAAGCTACTATTTTCCTCAACTTGGCAAGCAAAAATGCTGTGATTGTTGTCACTGAATTCTTTAGTCTGCTTTCATCCTTGCTGATAAACCTACAAATGGTTTAGGAGTAAATGATATGTGATTCGATGCTGATTCACAAGCTACTTAAATAAGAGGTTATAATATGTGATAGCTACAAGGACCATCTAGCTTTGGTATCTACAAAAACTTAGATTACTAAATTGATGTAGATACTTTTCTAAGTATTGAATGATAATAATTATTAGAAGTATGACGTTTTTATCCAAATTTCAAAGACATAGACTGCCTAAAATGATTGATAATTTGAAATGGTTTATCTTTTTGTTAGAGTTTTGATAGCTTGAATGTTTCAAGTTACAGTTAATACGAAGACAGCTAATATTTCACAAGGGTTCACTTTTAATCTCAACAATGGCATTAGTGAAAAACTCTGAAACAGGAAGCTAAATAAATATATTGTTTTGGAAGTCTTCCTGTGCTTATGTTTTAGCCTAAATCATTGTCCCATTTGGTATGCAAGATAAAAATACATGCCTTTGTCTCAGAAAGCAATTTATGATTATATCCACTCAATTATCATGTTTTGGTGGAATGGCTTAATCTAATTATATAGATGAATGGGGCATTCTAATCGATTATATCTTTCAATTTACACATCTTTCTTAGTGTTTGTTCTTATTTGTTTACATTTTCATAAATTTACTATTTGttatatctattttatatttattgTATCCTTTAATTTCTTACTTTCAGACTAACATTTACATGTTGTAATTAACCTCATAATGTGTGAGATCACACCTGTACTATGTTAAATTGtcttaaattaaaaaatcaaaatttaaatatttgaTCTCTCACTTATTCCACCAATTATTATGAACCAATTTGATACACATTTTTGTCATTCCTttctttatattaatatttaaaagcTTTCCATGTACATTCATTATTGATAACATTATTGACTAAAAAATCTTACACATTTCGAGaagtaatatttaaatatatttaatttggaATGCTAAAGAAACCTTGATCTACATTTATCATTCCAATTCACTTAGATTATTGAAAAGTGATTCTATACTCATTTAAAAACATAGAACTAGTTTATTCAATGAGATCAACCTAATAGAGTACTAACCTTCCAATTTGACAATACTCCTAGAGTACTTTAAAATATGACTAATCCTGAATAGTCAACTAAGAGAAAGATATTACAAAGTGGAAGAACATAATTACTAAGTTCATATATGTGGGTCTCAGAAAAACAAATGTTTTCAAAAGCGACGTAGAGCTATGGGATGGGCCCATaacaaaattgatatttttttaatctATGGTGGAGGATAGACATTGTCTATTTTCAATCCTTGGAAAAAGGAATATTCCAATATAGCATTGATATTATTCTCCCTCCTCATTCCTAGAGCTAAGAGTCTTAATTAGAC
The nucleotide sequence above comes from Cryptomeria japonica chromosome 11, Sugi_1.0, whole genome shotgun sequence. Encoded proteins:
- the LOC131044023 gene encoding bark storage protein A: MALKLFVCIHLLLFIFMAVVCNAEYSGKLLGQVNVINSDGPYLGLVVPNTFEMDPLLDPSNFIVNENVSYIDLSGRRFHVGAIANQKVIVVMTGLAMMNAAITTQLLLSFFKIKGVVHYGIAGNGNSDYHIGDVIIPRQWAHTGLWNWQRYGQGPDDELALEDNGDYTRDIGYIHFANYSTEEGVDNLLNNVWYNPDEIFPESGTPEVRQHVFWVNVSETYYNLAEQLENITLESCTNSTTCLSTTPKIVKVERGCSANIYVDNAAYRNFLHDKFNCTPIDMESAAVALVSLSMGKPFIIIRALSDLAGGSSAENEATIFLNLASKNAVIVVTEFFSLLSSLLINLQMV